One part of the Vicia villosa cultivar HV-30 ecotype Madison, WI linkage group LG6, Vvil1.0, whole genome shotgun sequence genome encodes these proteins:
- the LOC131611721 gene encoding F-box/kelch-repeat protein At3g23880-like, translating to MTPQPPKSHRRRQSNTPKTPPTLPNELITDILSRLTVKHLMQMKCVSKSWNNLITDPVFTKMHFNRSASNPFFSLISNNLSVRDSDCSFITVPVNRLLENRYITVPRDPYFRLRDKECRDVVGSCNGLVCLIGYLINEWTKFKRVWFRFWNPATRSISEKLGYFSYFDNNERKSVKFVFGYDNLTDNYKVVMLRSGCESDPESKVSVKAFSLGDNGWRNIQSFPVVPLQLVFDPRKNDGVPRENDGVYQSGSINWLAYRDEDNLRKDNPIEKYVIVSLDLGKETNTQFLLPEGFEKESYVGPSVCVLKDSLCLCHDLDLTDFVIWQMTEFGDEKSWTQFLKFSYHNVRMNYEFGRPLLKLMPLCLSENGDIVVLANNRQHRVILYNRRNNRAMKTILNTKICWPSLKDYVESLVSTS from the coding sequence ATGACTCCCCAGCCACCAAAATCCCACCGTCGCCGCCAATCCAACACTCCCAAAACACCACCAACTCTCCCCAACGAGCTCATCACCGATATCCTCTCCCGCCTCACTGTCAAACATCTGATGCAGATGAAATGCGTGAGTAAGTCCTGGAACAATCTCATAACTGATCCCGTTTTCACCAAAATGCACTTCAATAGATCTGCGTCGAATCCATTTTTCTCGTTAATCTCTAATAATTTATCCGTACGGGACAGTGATTGCAGTTTCATAACTGTTCCGGTTAATCGGTTACTCGAAAATCGTTACATCACCGTCCCGAGGGATCCTTACTTCCGATTGAGGGATAAGGAGTGTCGCGATGTTGTTGGATCATGTAATGGATTGGTTTGTTTGATTGGTTATTTGATTAACGAGTGGACTAAGTTTAAAAGAGTGTGGTTCCGTTTCTGGAATCCAGCTACTCGGTCAATATCAGAAAAGTTAggatatttttcttattttgataATAATGAAAGGAAATCTGTTAAGTTTGTGTTCGGTTATGATAATTTAACTGATAATTATAAGGTAGTGATGTTGCGGTCGGGTTGTGAGAGTGATCCTGAATCGAAAGTCAGTGTGAAAGCGTTTAGTTTGGGTGATAATGGTTGGAGAAACATTCAGAGTTTTCCTGTGGTTCCGCTTCAATTGGTTTTTGATCCGAGGAAGAACGATGGTGTTCCGAGGGAGAATGATGGTGTTTATCAGAGTGGCAGTATTAATTGGTTAGCCTATCGCGATGAGGATAACCTTAGGAAGGATAATCCGATTGAGAAATATGTGATTGTTTCTCTTGATCTTGGTAAGGAGACAAACACGCAGTTTTTGCTCCCGGAAGGTTTTGAGAAGGAGTCGTATGTAGGGCCAAGTGTTTGTGTGTTGAAAGACTCGCTTTGTTTATGTCATGATTTGGATTTGACGGATTTTGTGATATGGCAGATGACGGAATTTGGAGATGAGAAGTCTTGGACTCAGTTTCTTAAATTTAGTTATCACAATGTTCGAATGAATTATGAATTTGGACGTCCTCTTTTGAAATTGATGCCTTTGTGTCTATCTGAGAATGGTGATATCGTGGTATTAGCGAACAACCGACAACATCGTGTAATTCTCTATAACAGGAGAAATAACAGAGCAATGAAAACTATACTTAATACTAAGATATGTTGGCCCTCCCTCAAGGATTATGTTGAAAGCTTGGTTTCAACTTCTTGA